The following are from one region of the Lepeophtheirus salmonis chromosome 8, UVic_Lsal_1.4, whole genome shotgun sequence genome:
- the LOC121123663 gene encoding 2-oxoglutarate dehydrogenase complex component E1, whose translation MHRQSVSALVPLLLGRNHPEVFANFISKTRTFPNFIRSAAPYCSIAKIEESYLNGNSSVYIEEMYQAWSQEPKSVHASWDAYFRGSSFQKSPMFGSESMSNQIPLSAIASNIGMVSSSSAAPTADVIDSHLVVHSTIRSYQVRGHLAAQIDPLNLINMTRDEAQRLIIRGTDISDQNMDKIYQLPHTTWIGGKEKHLPLREIIMRLENVYCGSIGAEFMHLSNLDEVNWIRKRLETPGSMAVNVDEKKLILQRISRSAGFENFLAKKFTSEKRFGLEGVEMLIPGMKTIVDRSTELGVESIIMGMPHRGRLNVLANVCRKPLVQILTQFGGLEAADEGSGDVKYHLGTYIERLNRATNKNMRLAVVANPSHLEAVDPVVQGKARAEQFYRGDQEGNKVMSLLLHGDAAFAGQGVVYETMHMSELPDYTTKGTIHIVANNQIGFTTDPRYSRSSPYCTDVGRVVNSPIFHVNADDPEAVIFVCKLAAEYRHTFHKDVVIDMVGYRRHGHNEIDEPMFTQPIMYSIIKKHINVLDLYSKKLIEEGIFSKDEVKGLINKYDQICEEAYKESQLETQIYHTDWLDSPWSGFFEGKDPLKAGPTGVHEETLAHIGRRFSSGPPNADSFQVHKAMTRILKSRSEMVNNRTIDWALGEALAFGSLLKEGIHVRLSGQDVERGTFSHRHHILHHQTKDKSTYNPLANLYPDQAPYTVCNSSLSEYGVLGFELGYSMTNPNALVLWEAQFGDFCNGAQCIIDQFLSSGQAKWVRQSGLVMLLPHGMEGMGPEHSSARPERFLQLCADDPEYFPPLEDEFAIKQLLHINMIVVNCSTPANYFHILRRQIALPFRKPLIIMTPKSLLRHPECKSSFDEMTPDTEFQRMICESGSASQNPQSVKKLIFCTGKVYYDLIKARRTAGLEDKIAISTIEQICPFPYDIVKKECELYANAALVCCQEEHKNQGIWSYVHPRFQTAVGGYERMVSYVGRDVSSSPATGSKPKHIKEFNAFIDEAMSI comes from the exons atgcatcGTCAATCCGTAAGCGCACTTGTTCCCCTCCTATTGGGGAGAAATCATCCAGaagtatttgcaaattttatttcaaaaacacgAACTTTCCCCAACTTTATCCGTTCAGCTGCTCCCTATTGTAGCATCGCAAAGATTGAAGAGTCCTATTTAAATGGAAATTCAAGTGTTTATATCGAGGAAATGTACCAGGCCTGGTCCCAAGAGCCCAAGTCTGTCCATGCCTCTTGGGATGCATATTTTCGTGGCAGTTCCTTTCAAAAATCCCCCATGTTTGGCTCTGAGTCCATGAGTAATCAAATACCTTTATCAGCCATTGCTTCAAATATTGGTATGGTATCCTCTTCTTCTGCAGCTCCTACTGCCGATGTTATTGATTCACATTTAGTCGTTCATTCAACGATTCGGAGTTATCAAGTTAGAGGCCATCTTGCAGCTCAAATAGAtcctttaaatttgattaatatgacTAGAGATGAAGCTCAAAGACTCATAATTAGAGGTACTGATATTTCCGATCAAAACatggataaaatatatcaacttccACATACTACTTGGATCGGTGGAAAGGAAAAACATCTACCTCTGAGAGAAATCATTATGAGACTAGAAAATGTATATTGCGGTTCTATTGGTGCTGAATTTATGCACTTGTCAAACTTAGATGAAGTGAACTGGATTCGGAAGAGACTTGAAACCCCTGGAAGCATGGCAGTGAACGttgatgagaaaaaattaattttgcaaaggATTTCAAGATCTGCGggatttgaaaactttttggCCAAGAAATTTACTTCTGAAAAGAGATTTGGTCTTGAAGGTGTGGAAATGCTGATACCAGGAATGAAAACCATTGTTGATCGATCAACAGAATTGGGAGTTGAATCTATCATCATGGGAATGCCCCATAGAGGTAGATTAAACGTCTTGGCTAATGTATGTCGTAAACCTCTTGTACAAATTTTGACTCAGTTTGGCGGATTGGAGGCTGCTGATGAAGGCTCCGGAGATGTTAAATATCATTTGGGAACATATATAGAAAGATTAAATCGAGCAACCAATAAAAATATGCGCCTTGCCGTTGTGGCTAATCCTAGCCATCTTGAGGCTGTTGATCCTGTTGTGCAGGGTAAAGCAAGAGCAGAACAGTTTTACCGTGGGGATCAAGAAGGGAATAAGGTCATGTCTTTGCTACTTCACGGAGATGCCGCATTTGCCGGACAGGGTGTTGTATATGAGACAATGCATATGTCGGAACTTCCTGACTACACAACAAAAGGGACAATTCACATTGTTGCAAATAATCAAATTGGATTCACAACAGATCCGAGATATTCTAGATCTTCCCCTTACTGTACTGATGTTGGAAGGGTTGTTAACAGTCCCATTTTCCATGTAAATGCTGACGATCCAGAGGctgttatttttgtttgcaaGCTCGCTGCTGAATACAGACACACCTTTCATAAAGATGTTGTTATCGATATGGTGGGATATCGTAGACATGGTCATAATGAAATTGATGAACCCATGTTTACCCAACCCATAATGTATAGTATCATAAAGAAGCATATCAACGTTCTTGATTTGTACAGCAAAAAACTTATCGAAGAGGGTATTTTCTCCAAGGATGAAGTGAaaggattaattaataaatatgaccaAATTTGTGAAGAGGCCTACAAAGAATCTCAACTAGAGACTCAG atttacCATACAGATTGGCTCGACTCACCTTGGTCTGGATTTTTCGAAGGAAAGGATCCTTTAAAAGCTGGTCCAACCGGTGTTCACGAAGAAACTCTTGCACACATTGGACGACGTTTCTCTTCTGGGCCTCCCAATGCTGATTCATTTCAAGTTCATAAAGCAATGACTCGTATACTGAAGTCTAGATCAGAAATGGTGAATAATCGTACTATTGACTGGGCTTTAGGAGAAGCTCTAGCGTTTGGATCGCTACTGAAGGAAGGCATTCACGTTAGACTCTCAG GTCAGGATGTTGAAAGAGGAACATTTTCGCATCGCCACCATATTTTACATCATCAAACAAAGGATAAATCAACCTATAATCCTTTGGCTAATCTTTATCCCGATCAAGCTCCATATACCGTATGTAATTCTTCTCTGTCAGAATATGGTGTATTAGGATTTGAATTGGGATACTCCATGACCAATCCTAATGCACTTGTTCTTTGGGAAGCTCAGTTTGGTGATTTTTGTAATGGAGCTCAGTGCATAATTGACCAGTTCTTATCCAG tGGTCAAGCAAAATGGGTGAGACAGTCGGGTTTAGTAATGCTACTTCCTCATGGTATGGAGGGCATGGGACCAGAACATTCTTCAGCTCGACCTGAGCGCTTTCTTCAACTTTGCGCCGACGATCCTGAATATTTTCCTCCTCTTGAAGATGAGTTTgctattaaacaattattacatattaacaTGATCGTTGTCAACTGCTCAACTCCAGCGAATTATTTCCACATACTGAGAAGACAAATAGCATTACCCTTTAGAAAACCCTTGATCATCATGACACCCAAATCCCTTTTACGTCATCCAGAGTGCAAATCAAGCTTTGATGAAATGACACCAGACACTGAATTTCAACGGATGATTTGTGAAAGTGGATCAGCTTCCCAAAATCCTCAATctgttaaaaaattgattttctgtaCCGGCAAGGTGTACTATGATCTCATCAAAGCCAGGCGGACTGCtg GTCTGGAAGATAAAATCGCCATATCAACTATTGAACAAATTTGTCCATTTCCCTATGATATAGTCAAAAAGGAATGTGAGCTATATGCAAACGCAGCTCTTGTTTGCTGTCAAGAAGAACATAAAAATCAAGGGATTTGGTCTTATGTCCATCCAAGATTTCAAACTGCTGTTGGCGG gTACGAGAGGATGGTTTCTTATGTTGGAAGAGATGTCTCTTCTTCACCAGCTACCGGTTCAAAACCTAAGCATATTAAGGAATTTAATGCTTTTATTGATGAGGCTAtgtcaatttga